A genomic region of Vitis vinifera cultivar Pinot Noir 40024 chromosome 7, ASM3070453v1 contains the following coding sequences:
- the LOC100265221 gene encoding ubiquitin-like-conjugating enzyme ATG10 isoform X1: protein MDISSWDGTLSSSDFCLAAHAFTEKWKRINPVLPPWSWVPRPKSPWLTSHEVEGYLSLENMCILRSCEEDHDEKSHKGNEEPNCPGKDEYIDNATLVQSYSHDVRYFDFHIVHSASYRVPVLYFRTFSSDGQPLLLEDVEKELPGNSTNVLMESKWTFITQEEHPYLNRPWYKLHPCGTSEWMKLLFLTDPSLGGSQGVPVELYLSSWISMVGQAVGLKVPLEMFNKRTE from the exons ATGGATATATCATCTTGGGATGGAACCCTCTCATCAAGTGACTTCTGCCTTGCTGCTCATGCTTTCACTGAGAAATGGAAAAGGATCAACCCTGTTCTCCCTCCATGGTCATGGGTACCTCGGCCAAAATCACCATGGTTGACTTCTCATGAA GTAGAGGGTTATTTGTCACTAGAGAACATGTGCATTCTCAGGTCTTGTGAG GAAGATCACGATGAAAAAAGTCACAAGGGAAATGAAGAGCCTAATTGTCCGGGGAAAGATGAGTACATTGATAATGCTACTTTG GTCCAGAGTTATAGTCACGATGTACGTTACTTTGACTTCCATATAGTGCACAGTGCTTCATATAGGGTTCCAGTGCTATATTTCCGCACATTTTCTAGTG ATGGCCAACCTTTGCTGTTGGAAGATGTTGAAAAGGAACTTCCTGGAAACTCTACAAATGTACTAATGGAATCAAAATGGACATTCATAACTCAGGAG GAGCACCCATACTTGAACAGACCATGGTACAAATTACATCCTTGTGGAACCAGTGAGTGGATGAAGCTGCTTTTTCTCACAGACCCTTCCCTTGGTGGTAGCCAAGGGGTGCCAGTTGAGCTATATCTCTCATCATGGATCTCGATGGTTGGGCAGGCGGTTGGCCTTAAGGTCCCCTTGGAAATGTTCAACAAAAGAACAGAGTGA
- the LOC100242929 gene encoding TPR repeat-containing protein ZIP4 codes for MRIAELTSPEIRPSHHDSLSQLLSQLEASINQCELLSPEKPLPTNLSSDLRSTLSQLSSLVPFSNSIKLQIWKLSYRLWNACVDLSNVAGVRSSGDKVGEEVVKLRQVSADMLLLAGNVAGVPSPALKSASFYYKTGLIWLELRRFDLAASCFEKATDLTSKLDAATISDAGERKLLLDLNIARSRTAWDVSDRNLAVTLLNRAKNLLFGSAEHYKALANQYLVFGKSALSKIEGCGVKEALKLMNEALDLFEKGLSTARTRNGTEDLKALRSKCLRFIAAVHLQGEEFESVLKCIRVLREGDGDRHPCLPVLAMKAWLGLGRYGEAEKELRGMVVNKGVPEGIWVSAIEAYFEAAGTAGAETAKGLFLGLLGRCHVSAGAAVRIAHRVVGEGGSGEGPRARAKVVAELVSDERVVALFAGEAAAKDRTAMHAVLWNCAADHFLLKDYVTSAEMFEKSMLYVPYNIENRILRAKGFRVLCLCHLGLSQLDQAQEYINEAEKLEPNIACAFLKFKIYLQKSDHNAAISQMQGMTTCIDFTPDFLSLSAHEAIACRAIPVAVASLANLLNFYSSGKPMPTTEVAVLRTLVTILTQDSGYEQEILKFMKRAHLRISELGPDCFFGKGEVGRRERNWFAVNAWNFGTNTGKEKNYEVCAEFLRLASEFYSVVLDGEMEENNVMVCKSLTLTVSAMLAAEKQKQARLLDTEVKQAIKLLERAGKILSSISSGTQLDDEQVTIIKPNLFFIYTFNAYDLHGRLNDLGSQQLLLVKSFASSKFCNPNHLLQIGLNASEGPQSNHEVATFALTECLSAFVSSPSPDYQNIALVVRRLISVASIHRGDTDDDAVYAMYKQAYRIMVGLKDGEYPTDEGKWLAITAWNRAAMPVCLGQADAAKKWMNMGLEVASKVAGMDTYRACMEDFVAAFAKKYAQIDDGESKSQQVV; via the exons ATGAGAATAGCCGAGCTCACATCGCCGGAGATCCGGCCGAGCCACCACGACTCTCTGTCTCAACTTCTCTCGCAACTAGAAGCTTCAATCAATCAATGCGAACTCCTATCGCCGGAAAAACCCTTGCCGACGAACCTCTCATCCGATCTCCGGTCGACTCTCTCTCAATTGAGCTCTCTCGTCCCGTTCTCTAACTCCATCAAGCTTCAGATCTGGAAACTCAGTTACCGTCTCTGGAACGCCTGCGTCGACCTGTCCAATGTCGCCGGAGTCCGGTCCTCCGGCGATAAGGTTGGTGAGGAAGTGGTCAAGCTCCGGCAGGTCTCCGCCGACATGCTTCTCCTCGCCGGGAATGTCGCTGGAGTTCCCTCGCCGGCACTGAAGTCCGCATCTTTCTACTACAAGACCGGCTTGATCTGGCTCGAACTTCGCCGATTCGATCTCGCCGCGTCTTGCTTTGAGAAAGCCACCGATCTCACCTCGAAGCTCGACGCCGCTACAATCTCCGATGCCGGGGAGCGAAAACTGCTATTGGATCTCAACATTGCGAGATCTCGGACAGCGTGGGACGTTTCGGACCGAAATCTCGCGGTTACGTTGCTGAACCGCGCgaaaaatttacttttcggaTCTGCGGAGCACTACAAAGCGCTCGCGAAccaatatttggtttttgggaAGAGTGCATTGTCGAAAATTGAAGGCTGTGGTGTGAAGGAGGCTCTGAAGCTCATGAACGAAGCGTTGGATCTGTTCGAGAAGGGATTGAGTACAGCGAGAACACGAAACGGAACCGAAGATCTCAAGGCTTTGAGATCGAAGTGTCTCCGCTTCATCGCAGCTGTTCATTTGCAGGGAGAAGAGTTCGAGAGTGTTCTGAAGTGCATTAGGGTTTTGAGAGAAGGCGATGGCGATCGGCATCCGTGCTTGCCTGTGCTGGCGATGAAGGCGTGGCTAGGTTTAGGAAGGTATGGAGAGGCAGAGAAGGAGCTGAGGGGTATGGTTGTGAACAAGGGTGTTCCGGAGGGCATTTGGGTGTCGGCGATAGAGGCATACTTTGAGGCTGCGGGGACGGCGGGGGCGGAGACAGCCAAGGGCTTGTTTTTGGGTCTTTTAGGGCGGTGCCATGTCAGTGCCGGAGCTGCAGTGAGAATAGCGCATAGAGTCGTGGGTGAAGGCGGTAGCGGTGAGGGGCCTCGGGCGAGAGCCAAGGTGGTGGCCGAGCTAGTGTCGGATGAGAGGGTGGTGGCACTGTTTGCTGGCGAGGCAGCGGCCAAGGATAGGACTGCAATGCATGCTGTTCTGTGGAACTG TGCTGCAGATCACTTTCTCTTGAAGGACTACGTAACAAGCGCAGAGATGTTTGAAAAGTCCATGCTTTATGTCCCTTATAACATAGAAAATAGAATTCTCCGAGCAAAGGGCTTTAGAGTTTTGTGCCTATGCCACCTTGGCCTATCCCAGTTAGATCAAGCTCAAGAATACATCAATGAGGCAGAAAAG CTTGAGCCCAACATAGCCTGTGCTTTCCTTAAg TTCAAGATCTATCTTCAAAAGAGTGACCATAATGCTGCTATTAGTCAGATGCAAGGAATGACAACCTGCATTGACTTCACTCCGGATTTCCTCTCACTTTCAGCCCATGAAGCCATTGCTTGTCGTGCTATTCCTGTTGCTGTTGCCTCTCTTGCCAATCTTCTAAACTTCTACTCCTCAGGAAAACCCATGCCCACGACAGAAGTTGCAGTGCTACGCACCCTAGTCACAATCCTCACTCAGGACTCTGGCTACGAGCAGGAGATCCTCAAATTCATGAAACGAGCTCATTTGCGGATATCTGAGCTTGGGCCTGACTGCTTCTTTGGAAAAGGGGAGGTTGGAAGACGAGAGCGGAATTGGTTTGCTGTGAATGCATGGAATTTTGGGACAAATACAGGGAAGGAGAAGAACTATGAGGTATGTGCAGAATTCTTGAGATTGGCATCAGAATTTTATAGTGTTGTGCTTGATGGGGAAATGGAGGAAAACAATGTCATGGTATGCAAATCATTGACATTGACTGTCTCCGCCATGCTGGCTGCTGAGAAACAAAAGCAGGCTCGATTGCTGGACACTGAAGTAAAACAAGCCATTAAACTGCTAGAACGGGCTGGCAAG ATTTTGTCCTCTATCTCATCTGGGACCCAACTAGACGATGAGCAAGTTACCATCATTAAGCCCAACCTCTTTTTCATATACACCTTCAATGCCTACGATCTTCACGGAAGGCTTAATGACCTGGGATCCCAACAGCTCCTGCTTGTAAAGAGCTTTGCCTCCTCAAAGTTCTGCAATCCCAACCATCTCCTTCAGATAGGCCTCAATGCCTCAGAAGGCCCCCAATCCAACCATGAAGTAGCCACATTTGCCTTAACTGAGTGCCTCTCAGCCTTTGTCTCTTCTCCCTCACCAGACTACCAAAACATAGCTCTAGTTGTCCGGAGGCTAATCTCAGTAGCCAGCATTCACAGGGGTGACACAGATGACGATGCTGTGTATGCTATGTACAAGCAAGCGTATCGAATCATGGTTGGTCTCAAAGACGGTGAGTATCCCACGGATGAAGGGAAATGGCTCGCCATTACGGCATGGAACCGAGCAGCCATGCCAGTGTGTCTGGGACAGGCTGATGCTGCTAAGAAATGGATGAATATGGGATTGGAAGTGGCATCCAAGGTGGCAGGAATGGACACATACAGGGCATGCATGGAGGATTTTGTGGCTGCCTTTGCAAAGAAATATGCTCAGATTGATGATGGTGAAAGCAAGTCTCAGCAAGTGGTATGA
- the LOC100265221 gene encoding ubiquitin-like-conjugating enzyme ATG10 isoform X2 — protein MDISSWDGTLSSSDFCLAAHAFTEKWKRINPVLPPWSWVPRPKSPWLTSHEEDHDEKSHKGNEEPNCPGKDEYIDNATLVQSYSHDVRYFDFHIVHSASYRVPVLYFRTFSSDGQPLLLEDVEKELPGNSTNVLMESKWTFITQEEHPYLNRPWYKLHPCGTSEWMKLLFLTDPSLGGSQGVPVELYLSSWISMVGQAVGLKVPLEMFNKRTE, from the exons ATGGATATATCATCTTGGGATGGAACCCTCTCATCAAGTGACTTCTGCCTTGCTGCTCATGCTTTCACTGAGAAATGGAAAAGGATCAACCCTGTTCTCCCTCCATGGTCATGGGTACCTCGGCCAAAATCACCATGGTTGACTTCTCATGAA GAAGATCACGATGAAAAAAGTCACAAGGGAAATGAAGAGCCTAATTGTCCGGGGAAAGATGAGTACATTGATAATGCTACTTTG GTCCAGAGTTATAGTCACGATGTACGTTACTTTGACTTCCATATAGTGCACAGTGCTTCATATAGGGTTCCAGTGCTATATTTCCGCACATTTTCTAGTG ATGGCCAACCTTTGCTGTTGGAAGATGTTGAAAAGGAACTTCCTGGAAACTCTACAAATGTACTAATGGAATCAAAATGGACATTCATAACTCAGGAG GAGCACCCATACTTGAACAGACCATGGTACAAATTACATCCTTGTGGAACCAGTGAGTGGATGAAGCTGCTTTTTCTCACAGACCCTTCCCTTGGTGGTAGCCAAGGGGTGCCAGTTGAGCTATATCTCTCATCATGGATCTCGATGGTTGGGCAGGCGGTTGGCCTTAAGGTCCCCTTGGAAATGTTCAACAAAAGAACAGAGTGA
- the LOC100260014 gene encoding rhodanese-like domain-containing protein 4A, chloroplastic — MESLHSYRVLPPSKPFQNHPKTLKPIGLVPNSIPINKPTTAHPPVNHLLIFKTSSPSPSPAFLSQFPLKPDKIPHLLLGLSSFTPLPCFASETVVSANDKINLESIVVSIDDFFNRNPFFVAGVTFIWLVVVPLTQEYLKKFKFISAINAFRKLRDDPNAQLLDIRDGKSLAYLGSPNLKILNKGVVQVQFSQDDEDAFLKSVSTKFADPKNTTVCVLDNFDGNSMKVAELLFKNGFKEAYAIRGGIRGKNGWQAIQENLLPPSVHIYPKKKVKMSRQPEVNGGIIIEGEDNSKASSSASVPLDSSETVDNGYVKKPIKSTPQAKLGSRSSSPYPNYPDLKPPSSPTPAKPRT, encoded by the exons ATGGAGTCCCTTCACAGTTACAGAGTCCTCCCACCTTCCAAACCCTTCCAAAACCACCCTAAAACCCTCAAACCCATCGGTCTCGTCCCAAACTCCATTCCCATCAACAAACCCACAACTGCCCACCCTCCCGTTAACCATCTTCTCATCTTCAAAACctcctctccctctccctctcctgCTTTTCTCTCTCAATTTCCACTAAAACCAGATAAAATCCCTCATCTCCTACTGGGTCTCTCCTCTTTCACTCCTCTTCCTTGCTTTGCTTCTGAAACTGTTGTGTCAGCCAACGACAAGATCAACTTAGAGTCTATAGTTGTTTCCATCGATGATTTTTTCAACAGGAACCCCTTTTTTGTCGCTGGGGTTACATTCATTTGGCTAGTTGTAGTGCCTCTGACCCAGGAGTATTTGAAGAAGTTCAAATTCATTTCTGCTATTAATGCCTTTAGGAAGCTCAGAGATGACCCTAATGCTCAGCTTTTGGATATCAGGGATGGGAAGAGCCTGGCCTATCTGGGTTCTCccaatttgaagattttgaatAAGGGAGTGGTTCAGGTTCAGTTTTCTCAAGATGATGAAGATGCGTTCTTGAAGAGCGTGTCCACAAAGTTTGCTGATCCTAAGAATACCACTGTCTGTGTTCTCGACAA TTTTGATGGTAATTCCATGAAAGTGGCCGAGTTATTGTTCAAAAATGGATTCAAAGAGGCTTATGCAATCAGGGGTGGGATCAGAGGCAAGAATGGCTGGCAG GCAATTCAAGAAAACCTATTGCCACCGTCAGTACATATTTATCCTAAGAAGAAGGTTAAAATGTCACGACAGCCTGAGGTAAATGGAGGCATTATTATTGAAGGTGAAGATAACTCCAAGGCTTCCTCTTCGGCAAGTGTACCTCTGGATAGCAGTGAAACAGTTGACAATGGATATGTGAAAAAGCCCATCAAATCCACCCCACAGGCAAAACTTGGTTCTAGATCATCCTCTCCCTATCCCAAT TACCCAGATTTGAAACCGCCATCTTCCCCAACTCCAGCAAAGCCGCGAACCTGA
- the LOC100265221 gene encoding ubiquitin-like-conjugating enzyme ATG10 isoform X3 translates to MKLVLPTIFSCSDALVDAINFLFLLLIFCATYLSQEDHDEKSHKGNEEPNCPGKDEYIDNATLVQSYSHDVRYFDFHIVHSASYRVPVLYFRTFSSDGQPLLLEDVEKELPGNSTNVLMESKWTFITQEEHPYLNRPWYKLHPCGTSEWMKLLFLTDPSLGGSQGVPVELYLSSWISMVGQAVGLKVPLEMFNKRTE, encoded by the exons ATGAAGTTAGTTTTGCCCACCATTTTTTCATGCTCTGATGCATTGGTTGATGCTATAAATTTCCTGTTCCTGCTTCTTATCTTCTGTGCTACTTATCTCTCTCAG GAAGATCACGATGAAAAAAGTCACAAGGGAAATGAAGAGCCTAATTGTCCGGGGAAAGATGAGTACATTGATAATGCTACTTTG GTCCAGAGTTATAGTCACGATGTACGTTACTTTGACTTCCATATAGTGCACAGTGCTTCATATAGGGTTCCAGTGCTATATTTCCGCACATTTTCTAGTG ATGGCCAACCTTTGCTGTTGGAAGATGTTGAAAAGGAACTTCCTGGAAACTCTACAAATGTACTAATGGAATCAAAATGGACATTCATAACTCAGGAG GAGCACCCATACTTGAACAGACCATGGTACAAATTACATCCTTGTGGAACCAGTGAGTGGATGAAGCTGCTTTTTCTCACAGACCCTTCCCTTGGTGGTAGCCAAGGGGTGCCAGTTGAGCTATATCTCTCATCATGGATCTCGATGGTTGGGCAGGCGGTTGGCCTTAAGGTCCCCTTGGAAATGTTCAACAAAAGAACAGAGTGA
- the LOC100853542 gene encoding FRIGIDA-like protein 3 encodes MEGNQSVATLIDSTTCKIQQLQKAFAELESHRALTLNLKWKQLEEHFHGLEKSLKRRFNELEDQEKEFEMKTMEAQQLLEKREAAVVAKEQDSLRRLQEKRDAAVFAIVNALGKHDKLSSSGHAVVASENRAGVPIMEEKPLDAMAAESNLEDVKGSSEIENVELKSYPQLIKLCEDMDSEGLHKFISDNRKNLAAMREEIPQALKAAMDPARFVLDSLEDFYRIEIPNLDGKKDANLLGLRRTCIMLMECLSILLTNPDLGPVSEVSDDVKEIAKAIAEEWKPKLDALDIDASNGNSLEAHAFLQLLATFGIASDFDQEEISRLIPMVSRRRQTADLCRSLGLSEKMPGVIEILINSGRQIDAVNLAFAFELTEQFSPVPLLKSYLKEARKASSPLKPGNASPTAQNEVNERELTALKAVIKCIEDHKLEEEYPLDPLQKRVVQLEKAKADKKRATEAAKPQPKRPRANGVGYGPRATNVAADKTFYARVTDRYPQYIYDRPYVYPVSTDNHGPSLLGSATYNLSPSHGNYFGNGYQYQAPYLH; translated from the exons ATGGAAGGTAATCAATCAGTTGCTACCCTCATAGACTCAACAACCTGTAAGATTCAACAGCTTCAGAAAGCATTTGCTGAACTTGAAAGTCACCGGGCTTTAACACTTAACCTGAAATGGAAACAACTTGAAGAACACTTTCATGGTCTTGAGAAGTCCTTAAAGAGACGTTTTAATGAGTTGGAAGACCAGGAAAAGGAGTTTGAAATGAAAACGATGGAAGCCCAACAACTGCTGGAGAAGCGGGAAGCTGCAGTTGTGGCCAAGGAGCAAGATTCATTGAGGAGGCTTCAAGAGAAGAGAGATGCTGCAGTCTTTGCAATTGTTAATGCTTTGGGGAAGCACGACAAATTGTCATCTTCTGGGCATGCTGTTGTTGCAAGTGAGAACCGAGCTGGTGTGCCAATTATGGAAGAGAAACCACTTGATGCCATGGCTGCTGAAAGTAACTTGGAAGATGTAAAAGGGTCTTCTGAAATTGAAAATGTGGAGTTGAAGTCTTATCCCCAGCTCATCAAATTATGTGAAGATATGGACTCAGAAGGGCTTCACAAATTCATATCTGATAACCGTAAGAACCTTGCTGCCATGAGGGAGGAAATTCCACAGGCATTAAAGGCTGCAATGGACCCAGCCCGTTTTGTGTTGGATTCGCTGGAGGACTTTTACCGAATTGAAATACCTAATTTGGATGGAAAGAAGGATGCTAACCTATTAGGTCTCCGTCGAACCTGTATCATGCTGATGGAATGCCTTAGCATTTTGCTAACAAACCCAGATCTGGgacctgtttctgaagtctcaGATGATGTTAAGGAAATAGCAAAAGCAATTGCTGAGGAATGGAAGCCCAAGTTGGATGCTCTTGACATTGATGCCAGCAATGGGAACTCCTTGGAGGCTCATGCATTCTTGCAGCTTCTGGCCACCTTTGGTATTGCTTCTGATTTTGATCAGGAAGAAATATCCAGGTTAATACCAATGGTTTCTCGCCGTCGCCAAACAGCTGATTTATGTCGCTCCCTTGGGCTGTCAGAGAAAATGCCAG GTGTAATCGAGATACTGATAAACAGTGGAAGGCAAATTGATGCTGTTAACCTGGCTTTTGCATTTGAGCTCACAGAGCAGTTCTCACCTGTGCCTTTGCTGAAGTCCTACTTGAAGGAGGCAAGAAAAGCTTCATCGCCACTTAAACCTGGAAATGCATCTCCCACTGCACAG aatgAAGTCAATGAACGGGAGTTGACTGCCCTTAAGGCTGTGATCAAGTGCATTGAAGACCACAAGCTTGAGGAGGAGTATCCCTTGGACCCACTCCAGAAACGGGTTGTGCAGCTAGAGAAAGCCAAGGCAGACAAGAAAAGAGCTACTGAAGCTGCAAAGCCCCAACCCAAGAGGCCCCGTGCCAATGGTGTAGGATATGGACCCCGAGCCACTAACGTTGCCGCTGACAAAACCTTCTATGCTAGAGTGACTGATAGGTACCCACAGTACATATATGACAGACCCTATGTTTACCCCGTATCCACTGACAACCATGGCCCTTCACTTCTGGGTTCTGCTACTTACAACCTATCTCCCAGTCATGGCAACTACTTTGGAAATGGCTACCAGTACCAGGCCCCATATCTTCACTAG